Proteins from one Mycoplasma sp. Pen4 genomic window:
- the dnaX gene encoding DNA polymerase III subunit gamma/tau, producing the protein MSYKALYRKYRPQTFNDVVGQDNIITTLKNILQSRKIGHAYLFSGPKGTGKTSVAKIFANVINCMHQDDVTIACDYCRKTFNTNLDVIEMDAASNNGVDEIRDLKEKIEQAPINSKFKIYIIDEVHMLTKSAFNALLKTLEEPPRHAIFIFATTDPQKIPLTIRSRVQTFNFNRMNEKNIVSHLKNILEQENISYTDEALKVIARLSSGGMRDALSIADQASSFNNHQITLQDLYSNFGILSTDEILETMNIIINSNVQELIAKVQSLQQRGIDPQQFVLSLITFNKEKIILNKTQDTQLISYFTDYQLNSLQISLSNLFKLTDSLYEILTKIQKSEFPFEIIELGLLKLTQEFEPNNDEVVIHTPTQIAEPVQKPTIQKPITPTKIVEEVIEEKSEPKNEVDLSVKHIDKISKTKTEDIQQHTTESILDLVSNSFKFNIKRDNKTEIVDNTSVGIDLINSNNPSIETNEEITTQEQASDLEEIVQARVQGFLNEPNKNPFLASKIIKEQRETKEVDLNYKELVDENNKTQSLVNEMLDKTREFLVDDNEHIGDDRDIDTSMIDQLNTGETDNFISTREIDINKTDQYNEILDDTTQTTNSYNDLFQVMNDQTQTFEVKRSLQEYQNDARWIHQNRELNKTTEFKNHLKNLDVVLMGKENFKEQAELFKKVKILMASDRFITVTSEDNEVIKTINAKSKSKWLQEFVTYVFGSPYKHIYALTHDKVREIQKYIAEHGNVTTPIKEPEFLTELEDNDEEEWFLQRAKLFTDDEANIQITERWKE; encoded by the coding sequence ATGAGTTACAAAGCGCTTTATAGAAAATATCGCCCACAGACCTTTAATGATGTGGTCGGTCAAGATAATATAATCACTACATTAAAAAACATTTTGCAATCAAGAAAGATTGGACACGCTTATCTTTTTAGTGGTCCAAAAGGAACAGGTAAAACATCTGTAGCTAAAATCTTTGCAAATGTAATTAATTGTATGCATCAAGATGATGTAACTATTGCTTGCGACTACTGTAGAAAAACTTTTAACACTAACCTTGATGTTATTGAAATGGATGCAGCTTCAAACAATGGTGTTGATGAAATTAGAGATTTAAAAGAAAAAATTGAACAAGCACCAATTAATTCTAAATTTAAAATTTACATCATCGATGAGGTTCACATGCTTACAAAAAGTGCTTTTAATGCATTATTAAAAACACTTGAAGAACCACCAAGACATGCAATCTTCATTTTTGCAACTACTGATCCACAAAAAATACCTCTTACAATTCGTTCTAGAGTTCAAACATTTAACTTTAATAGAATGAATGAGAAAAACATTGTTTCGCACTTAAAAAACATTTTGGAACAAGAAAATATTTCATATACTGATGAAGCACTTAAAGTTATTGCCAGACTTTCAAGCGGGGGGATGAGAGATGCTTTATCAATTGCAGATCAAGCAAGTTCATTTAATAATCATCAAATCACTTTACAAGACTTATATTCAAATTTCGGAATTTTATCAACCGATGAAATACTTGAAACCATGAATATCATTATTAACAGTAATGTCCAAGAATTGATTGCCAAAGTTCAATCCTTACAACAACGTGGAATTGACCCACAACAATTCGTTTTATCATTAATCACTTTTAACAAAGAAAAAATAATCTTAAACAAAACACAAGATACTCAATTAATCAGTTACTTCACTGATTACCAACTAAATTCATTACAAATTTCTTTATCAAATCTTTTCAAATTAACAGATTCACTTTACGAGATACTAACTAAAATCCAAAAATCTGAGTTTCCATTTGAAATTATTGAGTTAGGTTTATTAAAACTTACACAAGAATTTGAACCTAATAACGATGAAGTAGTTATTCACACTCCAACTCAAATTGCAGAACCAGTTCAAAAACCAACAATACAAAAACCTATTACTCCTACAAAAATAGTCGAAGAAGTCATTGAAGAAAAATCTGAACCTAAAAACGAAGTTGATTTATCTGTAAAACACATAGACAAAATATCTAAGACAAAAACTGAAGATATTCAACAACACACAACCGAAAGTATTTTAGACTTAGTTTCAAACAGTTTTAAATTCAATATCAAGCGTGATAACAAAACAGAAATAGTTGATAATACATCTGTTGGAATTGACCTTATAAACAGCAATAATCCAAGTATTGAAACAAATGAAGAGATAACAACACAAGAACAAGCATCAGATTTAGAAGAAATTGTTCAAGCACGTGTGCAAGGTTTCTTAAACGAACCAAATAAAAACCCATTTTTAGCATCTAAGATTATCAAAGAACAAAGAGAAACTAAAGAAGTAGATTTAAACTATAAAGAATTAGTTGACGAAAATAATAAAACACAATCACTTGTTAATGAAATGTTAGATAAAACTAGAGAATTCTTAGTTGACGATAATGAGCACATTGGGGATGATCGTGATATTGATACTTCAATGATTGATCAACTTAACACTGGTGAAACAGATAATTTTATTTCAACTAGAGAAATCGATATCAATAAAACAGATCAATATAATGAAATTTTAGATGATACAACACAAACAACTAACTCCTATAATGACTTATTCCAAGTGATGAACGATCAAACACAAACCTTTGAAGTAAAAAGATCATTACAGGAATATCAAAATGATGCTAGATGAATTCATCAAAATAGAGAATTAAACAAAACAACTGAATTTAAAAATCACTTAAAAAACTTAGATGTAGTTTTAATGGGAAAAGAAAACTTCAAAGAACAAGCTGAGTTATTTAAGAAAGTTAAAATTTTAATGGCTTCTGATAGATTTATCACTGTTACATCAGAAGATAATGAAGTTATTAAAACAATTAATGCTAAATCAAAATCAAAATGATTACAAGAATTTGTCACATATGTTTTTGGTTCACCATACAAACATATCTACGCATTAACACATGATAAAGTGCGTGAAATTCAAAAATACATTGCTGAACATGGTAATGTTACAACTCCAATTAAAGAACCAGAATTCTTAACAGAACTTGAAGACAATGATGAAGAAGAATGATTCTTACAAAGAGCTAAATTATTTACTGATGATGAAGCAAATATTCAAATCACAGAGAGATGAAAGGAATAA
- a CDS encoding YbaB/EbfC family nucleoid-associated protein, with translation MSPDFLRRIKNMQKELEQKQKELEDKEFTVEKQGITVVVKGDMSVQSIDIDEVLIDPEDKEIIQDLIIIAINEAIDMIKEEQEKLAPNMPGMPF, from the coding sequence ATGTCACCAGATTTCTTAAGACGTATTAAAAATATGCAAAAAGAATTAGAACAAAAACAAAAAGAACTTGAAGACAAAGAATTCACTGTTGAAAAACAAGGAATTACAGTAGTTGTAAAAGGAGATATGAGCGTACAATCAATCGATATCGATGAAGTTCTTATTGATCCAGAAGATAAAGAAATTATTCAAGATTTAATCATTATTGCTATTAACGAAGCAATTGATATGATTAAAGAAGAACAAGAAAAATTAGCACCTAATATGCCAGGTATGCCATTCTAA
- a CDS encoding toprim domain-containing protein, with protein MLDNKNILEFVVKAKQIPGISKKQAEKIVYWILATEEDTVNDFANSIKKIKEHTDFCSICTNITYKGVCNVCSDLERENTLLIVESLQNLQKIEKAGFYKGKYYVFPHLVENITDIKKHSQEFDKLLNYSKTFDEVILGISPTLKGEITNEIIKKELQSCNVKVSQLAIGLPLGSSVDYIDEITLRFALKNRQN; from the coding sequence ATGTTAGATAATAAAAATATTTTAGAATTCGTAGTTAAAGCAAAACAAATCCCAGGAATAAGCAAAAAACAAGCTGAAAAAATTGTTTATTGAATTCTTGCTACCGAAGAGGATACTGTTAATGATTTTGCTAACTCAATTAAAAAAATAAAAGAACATACTGATTTTTGCTCAATATGTACCAATATAACATATAAAGGTGTTTGCAATGTTTGCTCTGATCTAGAACGTGAAAATACACTTTTAATTGTTGAAAGCTTACAAAACTTACAAAAAATTGAAAAAGCAGGTTTTTACAAGGGCAAATATTACGTATTTCCACACCTTGTGGAAAATATCACAGATATTAAGAAACACAGTCAAGAATTTGATAAACTTTTAAATTACTCAAAGACATTTGATGAAGTTATCTTAGGTATTTCACCAACTCTTAAGGGTGAAATTACAAATGAAATAATTAAAAAAGAATTACAAAGTTGCAATGTTAAAGTTTCACAATTAGCAATTGGATTGCCATTGGGTTCATCAGTTGATTATATAGATGAAATAACTTTAAGATTTGCATTGAAAAATCGCCAAAATTAA
- the tmk gene encoding dTMP kinase — protein sequence MFISFEGLDGSGKTTLAQKLFAKLQELYPHIQIVLTREPGGKNIKEAEKIREIILDKSSELSPVAEALLYTTSRRIHLEKVVWPALRGHKVVICDRYVDSFYAYQGFARNLGYEYTKLITNIVIDKTMPDITIFLNLTPEEAKERRESTRLVEDRMEGEKVEFHNKVYNGYLSLIEEDPDRFIIIDAKQSPEGVLDDIVKGLLSNEKFQRYIDLYVK from the coding sequence ATGTTCATTTCATTCGAAGGACTAGATGGTAGTGGTAAAACCACACTTGCACAAAAATTATTTGCAAAATTACAAGAATTATACCCACACATTCAAATCGTTTTAACACGTGAACCAGGTGGAAAAAATATTAAAGAAGCTGAAAAAATTAGAGAGATTATTTTAGACAAATCATCTGAATTATCACCAGTTGCTGAAGCTTTACTTTACACAACAAGTAGACGTATTCACTTAGAAAAAGTTGTTTGACCAGCATTAAGAGGACACAAAGTAGTTATTTGTGATCGTTATGTAGATAGTTTTTATGCATATCAAGGTTTCGCAAGAAATTTAGGTTATGAATATACAAAATTAATCACAAATATTGTTATTGATAAAACAATGCCTGATATTACAATTTTCTTAAACTTAACCCCTGAAGAAGCTAAAGAACGTCGTGAAAGCACACGTTTAGTGGAAGACCGTATGGAAGGTGAAAAAGTTGAATTCCACAATAAAGTTTATAATGGTTATTTATCTTTAATTGAAGAAGATCCTGACCGTTTCATTATTATTGATGCCAAACAATCACCAGAAGGCGTATTAGACGACATTGTTAAGGGATTATTATCAAACGAAAAATTCCAAAGATACATAGATTTATATGTTAAATAA
- the rsmI gene encoding 16S rRNA (cytidine(1402)-2'-O)-methyltransferase yields the protein MAKLYIVGTPIGNMEDITFRAVRVLSEVNYIACEDTRVTKKLLDRYEIYNKKLLMYNNYTEQNSAKGIISLIESGNDVALVSDAGMPVVSDPGFEVISQARANNIEIEIVPGVNAAVTAFVGSNFSHDFKFVGFIKDKTQQRINELKELTQGTYIFYVSPHKLHSTLEDINTVFNDTAKVCLAKELTKVHEKWFHGSALEILETITENPEYAKGEFTLVLNIPKIKKVKVNKYKKQ from the coding sequence ATGGCTAAACTTTATATTGTAGGAACACCAATCGGAAATATGGAAGATATTACTTTTAGAGCAGTCAGAGTGCTCTCTGAAGTTAATTACATTGCATGCGAAGATACAAGAGTTACAAAGAAACTTCTTGATAGATATGAAATCTATAACAAGAAGTTGTTGATGTACAATAACTACACTGAACAAAATAGTGCTAAAGGCATCATTTCATTAATTGAATCAGGAAATGATGTTGCTTTAGTTTCTGATGCAGGTATGCCTGTAGTTTCGGATCCTGGTTTTGAAGTTATTTCACAAGCACGTGCTAATAATATTGAAATTGAAATTGTACCAGGTGTAAATGCTGCTGTAACAGCTTTTGTAGGTTCAAACTTTAGTCATGATTTTAAGTTTGTTGGTTTCATTAAAGATAAAACGCAACAACGGATTAATGAATTAAAAGAATTGACACAAGGAACATATATTTTTTATGTTTCACCACATAAATTGCACTCAACTCTAGAAGATATTAATACTGTTTTTAACGATACCGCTAAAGTGTGTTTAGCTAAGGAATTGACTAAAGTTCATGAAAAATGATTTCATGGAAGTGCTTTAGAAATCCTTGAAACAATTACTGAAAATCCTGAATATGCAAAAGGTGAATTCACATTAGTTTTAAACATCCCAAAAATCAAAAAAGTTAAAGTAAACAAGTACAAAAAACAATAA
- a CDS encoding type I restriction endonuclease, whose amino-acid sequence MHFKHILQEVKRTLAFEYDEKRQNDSAYQSESQLEEQFIQDLIHLGYERLFINDLEGLKQNIRKEIERLNDFKFTNSEWERFLNEYLLNKTDNYKDKTEKVQLNEIYELCLDNGSFKNIRILDKNNVHNNKLQVVNQVENNNGPYENRYDVTILVNGLPLIHIELKRRGVSLEEAFNQIDRYWNTSFQRSGGIFDYVQLFVISNGTQTRYYSNTTREQSINEKHNNNKTKTSHSYEFTSYWADAKNNIISDLTDFTQTFFVKHVIYKILFNYCIWTKNKNLLVMRPYQIAATEEIIWKTASILNQPSIIGKTTKW is encoded by the coding sequence ATGCATTTTAAACACATATTACAAGAAGTAAAAAGAACTCTAGCATTTGAATACGATGAAAAAAGACAAAATGATAGTGCATATCAATCTGAATCACAACTTGAAGAACAATTTATCCAAGATTTAATTCATTTAGGTTATGAACGTTTATTTATTAATGACTTAGAAGGTTTAAAACAAAATATTCGTAAAGAAATTGAAAGACTTAATGATTTTAAATTCACAAATAGTGAATGAGAGAGATTTCTTAATGAATACTTACTTAATAAAACTGATAATTACAAAGATAAAACTGAAAAAGTACAACTCAATGAAATTTATGAACTTTGCTTAGATAATGGTTCATTTAAAAATATTCGGATCTTAGATAAAAATAATGTTCATAACAACAAACTACAAGTTGTTAATCAAGTTGAAAATAATAATGGTCCTTATGAAAACCGTTATGACGTAACTATTTTAGTAAATGGATTGCCTTTAATCCATATTGAATTAAAACGTCGTGGTGTTTCATTAGAAGAAGCATTTAATCAAATTGATAGATACTGAAATACAAGTTTTCAAAGATCAGGTGGTATCTTTGACTATGTACAACTTTTTGTTATTTCAAATGGTACACAAACACGTTATTACTCAAATACCACTCGTGAACAATCGATTAATGAAAAACACAATAATAACAAAACAAAAACATCACACTCATATGAATTCACTTCTTATTGAGCAGATGCTAAAAATAACATTATTTCAGATCTAACTGATTTTACTCAGACATTCTTTGTTAAACATGTAATTTATAAAATCTTATTTAATTACTGTATTTGAACTAAAAACAAAAACTTACTTGTAATGCGTCCTTATCAAATTGCGGCTACAGAAGAAATTATTTGAAAAACTGCAAGTATTTTAAACCAACCTTCAATAATCGGAAAAACAACTAAATGATAA
- a CDS encoding restriction endonuclease subunit S: MYYLLLSKSDDIQKLKSSGSVPTIRSTSLKELEIIIPSISTQNKIVEILDNFNSISNDITNGLPKLSQSIQKQYEYYRDLIFKWLK, from the coding sequence TTATATTACTTATTACTTTCAAAATCTGATGATATTCAAAAATTAAAATCTAGTGGAAGTGTACCAACTATAAGATCTACATCATTAAAAGAATTAGAGATTATTATCCCTTCAATAAGTACACAAAACAAAATTGTAGAAATACTAGATAACTTTAATTCAATTAGTAATGATATTACAAATGGATTACCAAAATTATCACAATCAATTCAAAAGCAATATGAATATTATCGTGATTTAATCTTTAAATGACTAAAATAA
- a CDS encoding DUF2130 domain-containing protein, translating to MKKIQFEIKNINELELKLTQSANEGDFISLKDLDPNQMANLFTAYSKLNERFNEQIKDNVIDEYKRDLENKPEVIRLINNTKDQMDKVAKNEIKELQSKIDKLNETLSKEKQLKSNAEIEMKAVLASQEDKLKTVEAELKAKFLQEEEEIKTQLVDFKNKIEQKEQEIKTINQNKDKEIQLKVENEISSVKLKLMQEFEAKLSKERSSAVELYKKDTFEPYKQQVKEDMDKLRTLNAELNGQITGLQGSKALNSKVIGNNFEWAVYNEINDFVKFLPDVSVEPITKNKKKDKVTDIEYADDKKDGTKADFIIKFFDNVDSAKKTPIASIVIEAKSELDNGGKKVKNKAHYDKLIKDKNKEGATYAFLVTELEKDNAFGVQPIRNEDGVMVTNCFEMRIEYLKIMIQIYYTLIKELNKNKQHIEYVENISRSVEYVSHFLSNLNETILRITNTEYPKLKKEIETIKKSSEKLEELSTKIFEDRIKKAAEYIGKYDINKAKQFEVALIEEEVKITPVLESK from the coding sequence ATGAAAAAAATACAATTTGAAATTAAGAATATTAACGAGTTAGAACTTAAATTAACACAAAGTGCTAATGAAGGTGACTTCATCAGCTTAAAGGATTTAGATCCAAATCAAATGGCTAATCTTTTTACAGCTTATAGCAAGTTAAATGAGAGATTTAATGAACAAATTAAAGATAATGTTATTGATGAGTATAAACGTGATTTAGAGAATAAACCAGAGGTTATTAGACTCATCAATAATACAAAAGACCAAATGGATAAAGTTGCCAAAAATGAGATTAAGGAACTTCAATCTAAGATTGATAAATTAAACGAAACATTATCTAAAGAGAAACAACTTAAATCAAATGCTGAAATTGAAATGAAAGCAGTTTTAGCTTCACAGGAGGATAAACTTAAGACAGTGGAAGCTGAATTAAAAGCTAAATTCCTTCAAGAAGAAGAAGAAATAAAAACTCAATTAGTTGATTTCAAAAATAAAATTGAGCAAAAAGAACAAGAAATTAAAACTATTAATCAAAATAAAGATAAAGAAATTCAATTAAAAGTTGAAAATGAAATTAGTAGTGTTAAATTAAAATTAATGCAAGAGTTTGAAGCAAAACTTTCAAAAGAAAGATCAAGTGCAGTTGAACTATACAAAAAAGATACCTTTGAACCATATAAACAACAAGTAAAAGAAGATATGGATAAACTAAGAACGCTTAATGCTGAACTTAATGGTCAAATTACAGGTCTTCAAGGTTCAAAAGCATTAAATTCTAAGGTTATCGGAAATAACTTTGAGTGAGCAGTATACAACGAAATCAATGATTTTGTAAAGTTCTTACCTGATGTATCAGTTGAACCAATTACAAAAAATAAGAAAAAAGACAAAGTAACTGATATTGAATATGCTGATGATAAAAAAGATGGTACAAAAGCTGATTTCATTATTAAATTCTTTGATAATGTTGATTCTGCTAAAAAAACTCCTATTGCATCAATTGTAATTGAAGCTAAAAGTGAACTTGATAATGGCGGCAAGAAAGTTAAAAACAAAGCACACTACGATAAGTTAATCAAGGATAAAAACAAAGAAGGAGCAACATATGCCTTCCTTGTTACAGAACTCGAAAAAGACAATGCTTTTGGTGTTCAACCAATCAGAAACGAAGATGGTGTAATGGTGACTAACTGTTTTGAAATGAGAATTGAATACCTTAAGATTATGATTCAAATCTATTACACCTTAATTAAAGAACTAAATAAAAATAAACAACACATTGAATACGTTGAAAACATTTCAAGAAGTGTTGAATATGTTTCACATTTCTTAAGTAATTTAAATGAAACAATTTTAAGAATAACAAACACTGAATATCCAAAACTTAAAAAAGAAATTGAAACAATTAAAAAATCATCTGAAAAATTAGAAGAATTATCAACAAAAATCTTCGAAGATAGAATTAAAAAAGCAGCTGAATATATTGGAAAATACGACATCAATAAAGCTAAACAATTCGAAGTTGCTCTTATTGAAGAAGAAGTTAAAATTACTCCAGTTTTAGAATCAAAATAG